From the genome of Parazoarcus communis, one region includes:
- a CDS encoding acetylornithine transaminase, whose amino-acid sequence MKYGEFDSDALMFITQRPEILFERGEGSWLFDSTGKAYLDFIQGWAVNCLGHSPVEIRDALVAQSAKLINPSPAFFNGPMIELAGMLTAHSTLDRVFFANSGAEANEGAIKLARKWGRLKRNGAWQIITFDHSFHGRTLATMSASGKPGWDTLYAPQVPGFPKAELNDLASVETLICPETAAVMLEPVQGEGGVIPADPAFLKGLRELTEKHGILLIVDEVQSGMGRTGRLFAHQHAGIEPDIMTLGKGIGGGVPLAALMATEPVSCFEPGDQGGTYNGNPLISAVGVAVMRRLTSAGFMEAVVARGDYLSRRLNELSQAHSLGGERGVGLLRALVLDRDRGPDLVKAALHAAPTGLLLNAPRPNLLRFMPSLTVSEAEIDQMIEMLDGLLKA is encoded by the coding sequence ATGAAGTACGGTGAGTTTGATTCGGATGCCCTGATGTTCATCACTCAGCGTCCCGAGATTCTGTTTGAGCGTGGCGAAGGGTCGTGGCTGTTCGATTCGACCGGCAAGGCCTATCTGGACTTCATTCAGGGCTGGGCGGTGAACTGCCTTGGGCATTCGCCAGTCGAGATTCGCGACGCGCTGGTCGCGCAATCGGCAAAACTGATCAACCCCAGTCCGGCCTTCTTCAATGGGCCGATGATTGAACTGGCGGGGATGCTCACGGCGCATTCGACGTTGGACCGGGTGTTCTTTGCCAACTCGGGCGCCGAGGCCAACGAGGGCGCGATCAAGCTGGCACGCAAATGGGGGCGGCTCAAGCGCAATGGCGCGTGGCAGATCATCACCTTCGATCATTCCTTCCACGGCCGCACGCTCGCGACCATGTCGGCGTCGGGCAAGCCGGGCTGGGATACGCTCTACGCGCCGCAGGTGCCGGGCTTCCCCAAGGCCGAGCTCAATGACCTGGCTTCGGTCGAGACGCTGATCTGCCCCGAAACCGCGGCAGTGATGCTGGAGCCGGTGCAGGGCGAGGGTGGTGTGATTCCGGCTGATCCGGCCTTCCTCAAAGGTCTGCGCGAGCTGACGGAAAAGCACGGCATCCTGCTGATCGTCGACGAAGTCCAGTCCGGCATGGGGCGCACTGGGCGCCTGTTTGCGCACCAGCACGCCGGCATTGAGCCCGACATCATGACCCTGGGCAAGGGCATCGGCGGCGGGGTGCCGCTGGCGGCGCTGATGGCGACCGAACCGGTGAGCTGCTTCGAGCCCGGTGATCAGGGCGGTACCTACAATGGCAACCCGCTGATCAGCGCGGTTGGTGTGGCCGTGATGCGGCGGCTGACGTCAGCCGGTTTCATGGAGGCGGTGGTCGCGCGCGGAGACTACCTGTCGCGGCGCCTCAATGAACTGTCGCAGGCGCACTCGCTGGGGGGCGAGCGCGGAGTGGGACTGCTTCGTGCCCTGGTGCTTGATCGCGATCGCGGTCCGGATCTGGTGAAGGCGGCGCTCCATGCGGCGCCGACCGGGCTGCTGCTCAACGCACCGCGTCCGAACCTGCTGCGCTTCATGCCTTCGCTGACGGTGTCCGAGGCCGAAATCGATCAGATGATCGAGATGCTCGACGGTTTGCTGAAAGCCTGA